One Panicum virgatum strain AP13 chromosome 9K, P.virgatum_v5, whole genome shotgun sequence genomic region harbors:
- the LOC120649696 gene encoding uncharacterized protein LOC120649696 — MAEALVGLRFAAPAFPQPQRRRRACLLPAARFAPFWRGRLLTARAAVAGPPEVDEDEAMSIDNLHRFFDLNIGKWDGSFYQFDAHGRVLQGISTRLSVSTYGEGNLISLLQSLYIKQASSAISIVDEDDSEPEWVEYKIKETNMFTVDKYQQIGFFPEEKAFALRYQTAGMLETVLRVGVLGEDDTGEESPKNLKIPSRKPSIVCENCLYSLEGNGRVRAFHIMDPKGVLDTLLIFHERQGSAVPQPLIHSPVGTENASRDRINALLGRWEGHSVTKRSGVYGATLAEADTAVVLKMDSSGQLIQDTLSTKVGTGTTTTVNWTGSANNNLLQFDGGYEITLLPGGMYMGYPSDISKSVAQLDSFHLEFCWMESPEKRQRLVRTYDSAGLAVSSTYFLETKV; from the exons ATGGCGGAAGCTCTCGTGGGCCTCCGCTTCGCCGCCCCCGCCTTCCCGCAGCCTcagaggcgccgccgcgcatgCCTTCTCCCCGCCGCGCGCTTTGCTCCGTTCTGGCGCGGTCGGCTGCTCACCGCCCGCGCGGCAGTCGCGGGGCCGCcggaggtggacgaggacgaggccATGAGCATCGACAACCTGCATCGCTTCTTCGACCTTAACATCGGAAAGTGGGACGGCTCGTTCTAC CAATTCGACGCACACGGGCGGGTTCTGCAGGGGATTAGCACGCGGCTGTCCGTGAGCACGTACGGGGAGGGCAACCTTATCAGCCTCCTTCAATC GCTGTATATTAAGCAAGCATCCTCTGCAATATCAATTGTGGACGAAGATGATTCTGAACCTGAATGGGTGGAGTACAAAATCAAAGAGACGAATATGTTCACTGTGGACAAATATCAGCAG ATAGGATTCTTTCCTGAAGAGAAGGCATTTGCTCTGAGGTACCAGACTGCTGGAATGCTGGagactgtccttcgggttggtGTGCTTGGAGAAGATGATACCGGCGAAGAATCCCCCAA AAACTTGAAGATACCTTCTCGTAAGCCATCTATTGTATGTGAAAATTGTCTTTACTCCCTTGAAGGCAATGGTCGAGTGAGGGCTTTCCACATAATGGACCCAAAGGGAGTGCTTGACACACTTCTCATTTTTCATGAGAGGCAGGGATCTGCAGTGCCACAGCCACTTATACATTCTCCAGTTGGTACAGAG AATGCCAGCAGGGATAGGATAAATGCACTACTTGGAAGATGGGAGGGGCATTCTGTGACTAAGAGGAGTGGGGTCTATGGAGCAACGCTCGCTGAGGCTGATACAGCTGTTGTTCTCAAAATGGACAGCAGTGGCCAACTAATTCAG GATACTTTATCAACTAAAGTCGGAACTGGTACAACCACAACAGTCAACTGGACAGGATCAGCAAATAACAACTTGCTTCAATTTGATGGAGGATATGAAATAACATTGCTACCTGGTGGGATGTACATGGGATATCCGTCAGACATTAGCAAATCTGTCGCCCAATTAGATTCTTTTCATTTGGAGTTTTGTTGGATGGAATCACCAGAAAAGAGGCAGCGGCTTGTGCGAACTTACGACTCAGCCGGTTTGGCTGTTTCGTCAACCTATTTTCTTGAGACCAAAGTATGA